A single region of the Bdellovibrio sp. GT3 genome encodes:
- the mutS gene encoding DNA mismatch repair protein MutS gives MSANLTPLMKQYWDIKSVHQDKVLLFRMGDFFEMFFDDAVKAAPVLGIALTQRNKKSADETPMCGMPHHSVAGPINKLLAHGFKVAICDQLEDPKTAKGIVKRGVTRVLTPGMVYDSDTLDGTKPHYLVSVDQDSISFLDSTTGEAFYFKSKNSQELLRFVQLLPVAEIVIAKEHQALLAGLEHILISHHEELMETENELLKNGAPASAARLLSYVRQLSGEESLKTLSPFVERDLEHRLEISSTTLRHLEVFSTYKGEGLGSLFHAINRTQTSAGSRMLRQWLSFPLRDIKAIENRLNSVEFWRTHMLELKRARQILGQMGDIERRLGKISQPQCNGRDLLALAGSVHAGISALEVFVQASGSTANFDNLRNLAYKIERTLVEDPPLTTKQGYLIRTGVTAELDELIELSTNAQAMVARMEAEEKEKTGITSLKIRYNNVFGYYIEITNTHKDKVPATYQRKQTLTNAERYCTDELVELERKVLSANTKRADLEFEFFEALRKDILTQCPALLTLAHECSEMDVISSLAWLSLEEKYARPQFTENGSLQLKASRHPVVEQTVKTNFVANDIELHPHSCLLLTGPNMAGKSTLMRQVALNAIMAQMGSFVPADEAKLPIFDAIFTRIGASDQLSEGLSTFMVEMTETSAMLKNATQNSLVILDEVGRGTSTFDGMCLAQSILEHLLSEVKALTFFATHYHELTSLDQSYGQITNSHMTVAERNGEIRFLHTLVKGPALKSYGVQVAELAGLPATVTKRAKSLLREIESKRVQASSQLSLLDHVEETLEAASHGSVEVPVVPEGVKSLMAELQKYPLLQSSPLEVMSQVAKWKEIAENTSLQ, from the coding sequence ATGTCAGCGAATCTTACACCACTAATGAAGCAGTACTGGGACATTAAATCTGTTCACCAGGATAAAGTTCTCCTTTTCCGTATGGGCGACTTTTTTGAGATGTTCTTTGATGATGCGGTTAAAGCGGCTCCGGTATTGGGGATTGCTCTTACGCAAAGAAATAAAAAATCAGCCGACGAAACTCCGATGTGCGGTATGCCTCACCATTCTGTGGCGGGCCCCATCAACAAACTTCTTGCACACGGTTTTAAAGTTGCGATTTGTGATCAACTTGAGGATCCAAAAACAGCCAAGGGCATCGTTAAGCGTGGGGTGACTCGTGTTTTAACTCCTGGAATGGTTTACGACTCTGATACATTGGATGGCACGAAGCCACACTACCTGGTGAGCGTGGATCAAGACTCGATCAGCTTCCTTGATTCAACAACGGGTGAAGCCTTCTACTTTAAATCAAAAAACTCTCAAGAACTTTTGCGCTTTGTTCAGCTTTTGCCGGTGGCAGAAATTGTTATCGCAAAGGAGCATCAGGCACTGTTGGCAGGTTTAGAGCACATTTTGATCTCTCATCATGAAGAATTGATGGAGACTGAAAATGAGCTGCTGAAAAACGGCGCGCCGGCATCGGCTGCTCGTTTGTTAAGTTATGTTCGCCAATTGTCAGGGGAGGAGTCCTTAAAAACTCTTTCTCCATTTGTGGAAAGAGATCTTGAGCACCGTTTGGAAATTTCCAGCACGACGTTGCGTCACTTGGAAGTTTTCTCAACCTACAAAGGCGAAGGTCTTGGTAGCTTGTTTCATGCGATCAATCGCACTCAAACTTCAGCGGGCAGTCGTATGCTGCGCCAATGGTTAAGTTTCCCTCTTCGTGACATTAAAGCTATCGAAAATCGTTTGAACTCGGTCGAGTTCTGGCGCACCCACATGCTTGAATTGAAACGTGCCCGTCAAATCCTTGGGCAAATGGGTGATATCGAACGCCGTTTGGGAAAAATCTCACAACCTCAGTGTAACGGTCGTGATTTGCTGGCTCTCGCTGGCAGTGTTCACGCAGGTATCAGTGCTCTTGAGGTTTTCGTTCAAGCCAGTGGCTCGACGGCAAATTTCGATAACCTGCGCAATCTTGCGTATAAAATTGAAAGAACTTTGGTCGAAGATCCACCTTTGACAACGAAGCAAGGTTACTTGATTCGTACCGGTGTGACTGCTGAACTTGATGAATTGATCGAGCTTTCCACCAATGCGCAGGCCATGGTCGCGCGCATGGAAGCGGAAGAAAAAGAAAAAACCGGCATCACAAGTCTGAAGATCCGTTACAATAACGTTTTTGGTTATTACATCGAGATCACTAATACTCACAAAGACAAGGTGCCAGCGACTTATCAGCGCAAGCAAACTTTGACCAATGCGGAACGCTACTGCACTGATGAGTTGGTTGAGCTGGAAAGAAAAGTTCTTTCAGCGAACACCAAACGTGCAGATCTTGAGTTTGAGTTTTTCGAAGCGCTTCGTAAAGACATCCTGACTCAATGCCCGGCGCTTTTGACTTTGGCGCATGAATGCAGCGAGATGGACGTGATCTCAAGTCTGGCGTGGCTAAGTCTTGAAGAGAAATACGCACGCCCGCAATTTACAGAAAACGGGTCCTTACAGCTAAAAGCCAGCCGCCATCCGGTGGTCGAGCAAACTGTAAAAACAAATTTCGTAGCAAATGACATCGAACTTCACCCGCACTCGTGCTTGTTGTTAACCGGACCGAATATGGCCGGTAAATCGACATTGATGAGACAAGTGGCTTTGAATGCCATCATGGCACAAATGGGTTCCTTCGTTCCGGCTGATGAAGCAAAACTTCCAATCTTTGATGCGATCTTCACGCGTATCGGGGCCAGTGACCAGTTGTCTGAAGGTCTTTCAACTTTCATGGTTGAGATGACCGAGACTTCGGCGATGTTGAAAAATGCCACACAGAATTCTTTGGTAATTCTGGATGAGGTGGGTCGTGGTACCAGCACATTCGATGGAATGTGCTTGGCGCAATCCATCCTTGAGCATTTGTTGAGCGAAGTGAAGGCGTTAACATTCTTTGCAACTCACTATCACGAATTGACGTCCTTGGATCAAAGTTATGGTCAGATCACCAACTCCCACATGACTGTGGCTGAACGTAACGGCGAAATCCGGTTCCTTCATACTTTGGTGAAAGGTCCAGCTTTGAAATCCTATGGTGTTCAGGTGGCAGAGCTTGCTGGCTTGCCAGCGACAGTCACCAAGCGTGCTAAAAGCCTTTTGCGTGAGATTGAATCCAAACGTGTTCAAGCCAGCAGTCAGCTTTCACTTCTGGACCATGTTGAAGAAACACTTGAAGCAGCTTCACACGGCTCCGTGGAAGTTCCAGTGGTTCCTGAAGGTGTGAAATCTTTGATGGCGGAATTGCAAAAGTATCCATTGTTGCAATCAAGCCCTCTTGAAGTGATGAGCCAGGTTGCCAAGTGGAAAGAAATCGCTGAAAACACCAGCTTGCAATAG
- a CDS encoding ACT domain-containing protein: MAAKTFLSSEQLVQAQEILNPPLMTPDGDVRQVFCFFSQNFSMWLGAKLEETLKANPSWRDTHPIMLGSWARGELSPKSDIDILFCGDEDKVREFTTQLQEQGLKLRYRMPANPEDWTEGVEAFDVLALLKAKPMTPEGARKLFEQQKRIWSRKNMYRKGLLKAVKEERKAREIRFDSITNYLEPNIKYGAGGLRDLEQGLQIYELFAERFTNPGHALNVLNYYRDYLLSLRQKLHLEGHGDILSSSVQFDLGKWMGFKSHKDFMRSLQRGLSRVNFYSDWIIAVADAPEEVLKKIERSEFYKPGDLFSALERNSSVLMQKKVREGLDNLIPVTQLKKLGKLRGQELNNVLDVKAKDEFIFSVFRSRLIDRLVPEITRLVGYVQHDQYHRYTADSHILQACREIKRVYAKPKELGPLQQIAKELTSYDWQILTWTCMYHDLAKGLDSGDHAEVGTDIVVRDFKTFGFTKKMTDDVKWMVKNHLELSQAAFRKNSKDPRVWQELHDKGVEKSALKRLAIFTAVDIRATNPEAWNEWKGRLLAELVENLESKRAQDYFTFRTLKAEKHLHISEEIYEELGPVLVDSLSMKDLVEDLKKAEDSAESLPPKIIQTKRGEIWIRLHQKRDRKGVLADYVGQFYSLGLGIRHASIHTLPKVGVYDWFQITSQKNLKTLEQLLKSSQLKDKEIPAVKFDSIQIMSAHDKEWVISFRGPDQAGLLAAAAKALSELNVSIKSARVHTWGRQVDDIFILKAQGEPKELLRSLHEKFNLPQE; encoded by the coding sequence ATGGCAGCCAAGACGTTTCTCTCCAGTGAACAGCTGGTTCAAGCTCAGGAAATTCTAAATCCACCTTTAATGACACCTGATGGAGATGTCCGTCAGGTGTTTTGTTTTTTCAGCCAGAATTTTTCAATGTGGCTCGGGGCCAAGCTCGAAGAAACTTTAAAAGCCAATCCCTCCTGGCGCGATACACATCCTATTATGCTGGGTTCCTGGGCGCGGGGTGAATTAAGTCCAAAATCAGATATCGATATTTTATTCTGTGGCGACGAAGATAAAGTCCGTGAATTCACCACTCAGTTGCAGGAACAGGGGTTAAAACTTCGTTACCGCATGCCTGCCAATCCGGAAGATTGGACTGAGGGAGTGGAAGCATTTGATGTATTGGCTCTTTTGAAAGCCAAGCCAATGACTCCTGAGGGTGCCCGCAAACTTTTTGAACAGCAAAAAAGAATCTGGTCCAGAAAAAACATGTACCGTAAGGGCCTGTTGAAAGCAGTCAAAGAAGAACGCAAAGCCCGCGAAATCAGATTTGATTCCATCACGAACTATCTGGAGCCTAATATTAAATACGGAGCCGGTGGTTTGCGCGATCTGGAGCAGGGGTTGCAAATTTACGAACTGTTCGCGGAGCGCTTCACAAATCCCGGCCATGCCCTGAATGTTTTAAACTACTATCGGGATTATTTGCTGAGCTTAAGGCAAAAGCTTCACCTTGAAGGTCATGGCGATATCCTTTCCAGTTCCGTGCAGTTTGACCTGGGTAAGTGGATGGGATTTAAATCCCATAAGGATTTCATGCGCAGTCTGCAGCGCGGGTTGTCCCGTGTGAATTTCTATTCAGACTGGATCATCGCGGTTGCTGATGCACCAGAGGAAGTTCTAAAGAAAATTGAACGTTCAGAATTCTATAAACCCGGTGACTTGTTTTCAGCACTTGAAAGAAACTCCAGTGTTTTGATGCAAAAGAAAGTGCGCGAGGGGTTGGATAATCTTATTCCGGTGACGCAGCTTAAGAAGCTGGGAAAGCTTCGCGGTCAGGAATTGAACAATGTTCTTGATGTGAAGGCAAAAGACGAATTCATATTCAGTGTTTTTCGCTCACGTTTGATTGATCGTCTGGTGCCCGAAATCACCCGCCTGGTGGGGTATGTTCAGCATGATCAATATCATCGCTACACCGCGGACTCGCATATTTTGCAAGCTTGCCGCGAGATCAAGCGTGTCTATGCCAAACCCAAAGAGCTGGGACCTTTGCAACAGATTGCAAAAGAGCTGACCAGTTATGACTGGCAGATTTTGACCTGGACGTGCATGTATCACGATCTAGCCAAGGGGCTTGATAGTGGAGACCATGCAGAGGTCGGAACTGATATCGTGGTGCGGGATTTCAAAACCTTTGGCTTTACAAAAAAAATGACCGACGACGTGAAGTGGATGGTGAAAAATCATTTGGAACTGTCGCAGGCCGCATTCCGCAAAAACTCCAAGGACCCGCGCGTATGGCAGGAGCTGCACGATAAGGGTGTCGAGAAAAGCGCACTGAAGCGTCTTGCGATCTTTACAGCGGTTGATATTCGCGCCACCAATCCCGAAGCCTGGAATGAGTGGAAGGGGCGCCTGCTGGCGGAGCTTGTGGAAAATCTGGAAAGTAAAAGAGCACAGGATTACTTTACCTTCCGCACGCTTAAAGCAGAAAAACATCTGCATATTTCCGAAGAGATCTACGAGGAGCTGGGGCCGGTTCTGGTGGACAGCCTTTCCATGAAAGATCTTGTTGAGGATTTAAAAAAAGCAGAGGACTCGGCAGAATCTTTGCCTCCTAAAATTATTCAGACAAAGCGGGGTGAAATCTGGATTCGCCTGCACCAGAAGCGCGATCGCAAGGGTGTTCTTGCGGATTACGTGGGGCAATTTTATTCGTTGGGATTGGGGATTCGTCATGCCTCCATTCATACTTTGCCCAAAGTTGGGGTGTATGACTGGTTTCAAATTACTTCACAGAAGAATCTAAAAACTTTGGAGCAACTTCTAAAAAGCTCCCAGCTGAAAGATAAAGAAATTCCCGCAGTGAAATTTGACAGCATTCAGATTATGAGTGCCCACGACAAGGAATGGGTGATCAGTTTCCGTGGACCAGATCAGGCGGGGTTGCTTGCGGCAGCGGCGAAAGCTTTGAGTGAATTGAACGTCAGTATTAAATCCGCTCGCGTGCACACGTGGGGCCGTCAGGTGGATGATATTTTTATTTTAAAAGCCCAGGGTGAACCAAAGGAGCTGCTGCGCTCTCTTCATGAGAAATTCAATCTCCCGCAGGAGTGA
- a CDS encoding MFS transporter → MSDSTSQNKLSATTVWIMAIATGLSVANLYYNQPLLAELQKDFGVTVKEVGIIPTLTQVGYALGMLFLVPLGDMFERRKLIVITSLAVTAALILAATAHSLWVMVIASLLIGLFTMVPQLIIPFAAHLASNENRGKVIGIIMSGLLIGILCSRTLAGFIGDLFGWRVVFYFAAVLMVILAAGLYFILPASEVTYTGSYAGLIKSIGKLIKEEPILRESAVVGAMIFGVFSSIWATLIFLLSSPHFGMGAKEVGLFGLLGAAGAMAAPVVGRVSDKKGARTGVAIGLGVLALSVLILWGSGASLIGLIIGIFILDFGIQAAHIGNQTRVFALRADARSRLNTVYMFSYFMGGALGSLLGSYAWNAGQWHGVCIVLSVGTLVALLAFWLGRNSKPAVS, encoded by the coding sequence ATGTCTGATTCAACATCTCAAAACAAACTGTCTGCAACCACCGTCTGGATCATGGCCATCGCCACAGGCTTAAGCGTTGCGAATCTTTACTACAACCAACCCTTGCTGGCAGAGTTGCAAAAAGACTTCGGCGTCACAGTCAAAGAGGTCGGCATCATTCCGACACTCACCCAAGTTGGCTACGCCTTGGGGATGCTATTTCTGGTTCCCCTGGGCGACATGTTTGAGCGACGCAAGCTTATCGTCATCACGTCCCTTGCGGTGACAGCGGCATTGATTCTGGCGGCGACGGCCCACAGTTTATGGGTCATGGTGATCGCAAGTTTGTTGATTGGACTATTTACGATGGTCCCACAGTTGATCATCCCTTTTGCCGCCCACCTCGCCAGCAATGAAAACCGCGGAAAAGTTATTGGCATTATTATGAGCGGGCTGCTGATCGGCATTCTGTGCTCACGAACACTGGCAGGTTTTATTGGTGATCTTTTCGGCTGGCGCGTGGTCTTTTATTTCGCTGCCGTTTTAATGGTGATCCTCGCTGCTGGATTGTACTTCATTTTACCTGCCAGTGAGGTCACCTACACGGGATCTTACGCAGGATTGATCAAATCCATCGGTAAACTGATTAAGGAAGAACCCATCCTGCGCGAGTCCGCTGTCGTGGGGGCTATGATTTTCGGTGTTTTTAGTTCTATCTGGGCCACATTGATCTTTCTGCTGTCTTCTCCGCATTTTGGGATGGGCGCCAAGGAAGTGGGCTTGTTTGGTTTATTAGGAGCCGCTGGAGCCATGGCTGCTCCCGTTGTCGGCCGGGTATCAGATAAAAAAGGAGCACGCACAGGTGTTGCGATCGGACTTGGTGTTCTGGCTCTTTCAGTACTGATTCTTTGGGGATCCGGCGCAAGTTTGATCGGCCTTATTATCGGCATATTCATTTTGGACTTTGGTATTCAGGCAGCTCATATTGGAAATCAAACCCGGGTCTTTGCACTTCGCGCAGATGCTCGCAGTCGTTTAAATACTGTTTACATGTTTTCTTATTTTATGGGCGGAGCACTGGGATCGCTTCTGGGATCCTATGCATGGAATGCAGGGCAATGGCATGGCGTCTGCATCGTGCTCAGCGTAGGAACTCTTGTTGCTCTATTGGCGTTCTGGCTGGGACGAAACTCCAAGCCCGCAGTCAGTTAA
- a CDS encoding phosphatase domain-containing protein — protein sequence MRSFWKQLFVAVVLVFTGTAASAQTIVITDIDDTVRPQYVQDLSDSAKYVFDKDSLFLGMSELLNVVAKDAEARVFYVTRAPEWLLGNTHRESLARGRFPGGVYFPRTVHSKDKHKYKVIEEIIDKTRPADVIMLGDNGEADPGVYNTMSMMYPGVRFHQYIRNAYNTPKYGGEGTSLYLGQQFFVTPIEVALDLQRRGFLKNSSVRSLVDSLVPRIVAEKGKPKRGVMAFPYFVTCRDFYWSWDQEISVYPSLLDLKAKIEKRCNN from the coding sequence ATGAGAAGCTTTTGGAAGCAGTTATTTGTAGCTGTTGTATTGGTATTTACGGGTACAGCGGCCTCGGCCCAAACTATCGTGATTACTGACATTGATGATACGGTTCGTCCCCAGTACGTGCAGGACCTCTCGGATTCTGCCAAGTACGTATTCGACAAAGACAGCCTGTTTTTGGGAATGAGTGAACTTTTGAATGTGGTCGCCAAGGACGCCGAGGCTCGGGTATTTTATGTGACCCGTGCACCGGAATGGTTGTTGGGAAATACCCACCGGGAGTCTTTGGCCAGAGGTCGATTTCCAGGGGGAGTTTATTTCCCGCGCACGGTGCATTCCAAGGATAAGCACAAATACAAGGTCATAGAGGAGATCATCGACAAGACCCGTCCTGCTGACGTGATCATGCTGGGGGACAATGGCGAGGCGGATCCTGGCGTCTATAACACCATGTCGATGATGTATCCTGGGGTCCGCTTTCATCAATACATCCGCAACGCCTATAACACCCCTAAGTACGGTGGTGAGGGAACTTCGCTTTACCTGGGACAGCAGTTTTTCGTGACTCCCATTGAGGTCGCTTTGGATCTGCAAAGACGGGGTTTTTTGAAAAATTCTTCAGTCCGGTCTTTAGTTGATTCCTTGGTACCCCGAATTGTGGCAGAAAAGGGGAAACCCAAGCGAGGCGTGATGGCATTTCCCTACTTTGTGACATGCCGGGATTTTTACTGGTCATGGGATCAGGAAATTTCTGTTTACCCTTCGCTTTTGGATCTTAAAGCGAAGATTGAAAAACGCTGCAATAATTAA
- a CDS encoding SufE family protein — translation MSTIQERQAKIISDFSAFTDWEDRYKKIIEMGKSLPAMPEEFKTEQNIVKGCQSQVWLHAAMTEDGKMNLVGDSDALIVKGLVALLLKVYSGATPNEVLMTPPEFLRALGFEGNLSPSRANGLHSMLKQIKLYATAFDYMLKLKK, via the coding sequence ATGTCTACAATCCAGGAACGCCAAGCAAAAATCATCTCTGACTTTTCTGCCTTTACGGATTGGGAAGACCGCTATAAAAAAATCATCGAAATGGGCAAGTCACTTCCTGCAATGCCTGAAGAATTCAAAACAGAGCAAAACATCGTAAAGGGCTGTCAGTCTCAAGTGTGGCTGCATGCTGCGATGACTGAAGACGGCAAGATGAACCTGGTTGGTGATAGCGACGCATTGATCGTTAAGGGTCTTGTGGCGCTGTTGTTGAAGGTCTACTCGGGCGCAACGCCTAATGAAGTTTTGATGACACCTCCGGAGTTTTTACGAGCTTTGGGTTTCGAAGGCAATCTTTCTCCAAGTCGTGCGAATGGTCTGCATTCCATGTTAAAGCAAATCAAGCTTTACGCGACAGCGTTTGATTACATGTTGAAATTAAAAAAGTAG
- a CDS encoding ABC transporter ATP-binding protein: MKTGFELVSLSVKYPFQKVWALKDVSLTISPGTFTVVLGANGSGKSTLIKCLAGSQRWTQGTLSLDGRSRAVDNTNFNAQQILVSEDIILPDFTIARLVHTYQKIWTDFDQSTFERIMKYSNLARDKTPKELSRGQRVLLQFGLALGTQVPIILVDEVTATLDPFVRRKVVEELDQHARRSGTVVMATNIASETQHVNSQLVLINNGIVFKTGEHHQIRQQFVKKYFENSKVDNMNPLWVEVSRDDEGIFAVTERESKEGGDSALVTLEEMFTYLVEKAKR, translated from the coding sequence ATGAAAACTGGATTTGAACTAGTGTCTTTATCTGTAAAATATCCGTTTCAAAAGGTCTGGGCATTGAAGGACGTGAGTCTAACGATTTCACCCGGAACTTTTACCGTTGTACTTGGTGCAAATGGAAGTGGAAAATCTACTCTTATTAAGTGTCTCGCTGGCTCACAGCGGTGGACCCAAGGAACTTTGAGTTTGGACGGACGATCAAGGGCAGTCGACAATACGAATTTCAATGCACAACAGATATTGGTATCTGAAGATATCATTCTACCAGACTTCACAATAGCAAGATTGGTGCATACCTATCAAAAAATCTGGACCGATTTTGATCAATCAACTTTCGAGAGAATTATGAAATACAGTAATCTTGCGAGAGATAAAACTCCTAAAGAATTATCACGGGGTCAGAGAGTTTTATTACAGTTTGGGTTAGCCTTAGGAACTCAGGTTCCGATCATACTGGTGGATGAGGTGACTGCGACATTGGATCCTTTTGTGAGGAGAAAAGTAGTCGAGGAGTTAGATCAACACGCAAGACGTTCCGGTACTGTTGTGATGGCTACCAATATTGCATCTGAGACCCAGCACGTAAACTCACAATTAGTTTTGATAAACAATGGAATAGTATTTAAGACAGGTGAGCATCATCAAATCAGGCAGCAATTCGTTAAAAAATATTTTGAAAATTCAAAAGTAGATAATATGAACCCACTTTGGGTCGAAGTGAGTAGAGATGATGAAGGAATTTTTGCGGTAACGGAGCGCGAATCTAAGGAGGGTGGAGATTCTGCTCTAGTAACGCTCGAGGAGATGTTCACCTACCTTGTTGAAAAGGCAAAGAGATGA
- a CDS encoding YebC/PmpR family DNA-binding transcriptional regulator, whose amino-acid sequence MGKSWKTAGKVEKAQQKGQIFTKLAREIQVAAKVGGPDPAANARLRLAIDAAKKVSCPNDTIDRAIKKGAGLLDDGKIIEELMYEGYGPHGVGVIVECQTDNKHRTAPDMRHAFKSHEGNMGETGSVAWMFEHVGLLEGTKPGTFDPDEEAIEAGANEVGPGEDEGSYEFYTGSTDLDSVRDALIKRGWKVTKSELSYKAKNITELNDAQRKDVEEFLNYLDDMDDTHRVHATV is encoded by the coding sequence ATGGGAAAATCATGGAAAACCGCAGGTAAAGTAGAGAAAGCCCAACAAAAGGGTCAAATATTCACAAAATTGGCGCGTGAGATTCAAGTCGCAGCCAAAGTTGGAGGCCCAGATCCGGCAGCCAACGCTCGTCTTCGTCTGGCAATCGATGCTGCTAAAAAAGTATCCTGCCCGAATGATACAATCGATCGTGCGATCAAAAAAGGCGCAGGCCTTCTTGATGACGGCAAGATCATCGAAGAGTTGATGTACGAAGGCTACGGCCCTCATGGCGTCGGCGTGATCGTAGAATGCCAAACAGACAACAAACACAGAACAGCTCCAGACATGCGCCACGCTTTCAAATCTCATGAAGGCAATATGGGTGAGACTGGTTCCGTTGCTTGGATGTTTGAACACGTGGGTCTTTTGGAAGGCACTAAACCTGGAACATTCGATCCAGATGAAGAAGCTATCGAAGCAGGCGCCAACGAAGTAGGCCCTGGCGAAGACGAAGGCTCTTACGAGTTCTACACGGGCTCTACAGATCTTGATTCTGTTCGTGATGCTTTGATCAAGCGCGGTTGGAAAGTCACTAAATCAGAATTGTCTTACAAAGCTAAAAACATCACGGAACTTAACGACGCCCAAAGAAAAGACGTTGAAGAATTCCTGAACTACCTTGACGACATGGACGACACTCACAGAGTTCACGCTACTGTATAG
- a CDS encoding DUF455 family protein, with product MVEFHQITKYLASEGAACKTLPMLTFDIADVWTKINQIEQSCEEAFKLKTPYLAPRDPNRDIDLLHPKYHPPKKGFSTIEGQARMLHDLASIELQAMELGVRTLSEFPDAPEGFKEELIAVTVSEAQHLRMCLEGIEALGFKWGDWPVHAALWYAVAPEDTLLDRILIVHRYLEGSGLDAGDTLIRRLEGTSGKESIQKIVKQINFEEIGHVDFGSRWYREICRLNKIDSTVDFPKRMDDLRHRLPKRVEPINRILRGKAGFTDEEIQYYENLRLDFINPLAVSTQR from the coding sequence ATGGTTGAATTTCACCAAATCACGAAGTATTTGGCAAGCGAGGGAGCTGCATGTAAAACGCTTCCTATGTTGACCTTTGATATTGCCGATGTTTGGACCAAAATTAATCAGATTGAGCAGTCATGTGAGGAGGCCTTTAAGCTAAAGACCCCTTATTTGGCGCCCAGGGATCCAAATCGCGATATTGACTTGCTGCATCCAAAATACCACCCTCCCAAAAAGGGATTTTCGACCATCGAAGGCCAGGCTCGTATGCTTCATGACCTGGCCAGTATCGAGCTTCAAGCCATGGAGTTGGGGGTGCGCACACTTTCCGAATTCCCTGACGCCCCTGAGGGTTTTAAAGAAGAGCTGATTGCGGTGACGGTTTCCGAAGCCCAGCATTTGCGCATGTGCCTTGAAGGCATCGAAGCCCTGGGGTTTAAGTGGGGAGACTGGCCAGTGCATGCAGCTCTTTGGTATGCCGTAGCGCCCGAGGATACTCTGTTGGATCGAATCTTGATCGTACATCGTTATCTGGAAGGCAGTGGTCTGGATGCAGGTGACACCTTGATTCGTCGCCTGGAAGGAACTTCCGGCAAAGAGAGTATTCAAAAAATCGTGAAGCAAATCAATTTTGAAGAGATCGGTCACGTGGACTTCGGTTCGCGTTGGTATCGCGAGATTTGCCGTCTAAATAAAATCGACTCAACTGTGGATTTTCCAAAGCGTATGGATGATCTTCGTCATCGTCTGCCTAAGCGTGTGGAGCCGATCAACCGCATTCTGCGCGGAAAAGCGGGTTTCACTGATGAAGAAATTCAGTATTACGAAAATCTGCGGTTGGATTTTATCAATCCCCTGGCTGTATCTACACAACGTTAA
- a CDS encoding transporter substrate-binding domain-containing protein, with the protein MKSVFILVCCILLTSVFSIPTRAAPARTTQVSQACERNYTFGLITVPPIYFVQSGKKSGLGYEFSIEAMRRLECRFTEKVGVVSALMNSFTNNRLDFLGPLTDKVAFKNSEFIGLWNAPRILVIKKANIDVKAKNLEAYIFDSKLVFGTLIGGNIYYHEEEINTLRKSNRVRPYAGGEDIVRALRAGKVQALIAGPYILGHYFDKKELAEDYVQIQGNGNPLEWGFHLSTTRLNSDERGRLRNAFLKMKEDGTAERIQSKYKQFEFQDRE; encoded by the coding sequence ATGAAAAGTGTGTTCATCCTTGTTTGCTGCATTCTTCTGACATCGGTTTTCTCAATACCGACCCGAGCAGCTCCGGCTCGTACCACGCAGGTGTCTCAAGCTTGTGAGAGAAACTATACTTTTGGTTTGATCACCGTTCCACCAATTTACTTTGTGCAGTCCGGAAAGAAAAGTGGCCTGGGTTATGAGTTTTCAATTGAGGCCATGCGCAGGCTGGAATGTCGATTCACGGAAAAAGTGGGGGTTGTTTCGGCTTTGATGAATTCATTTACCAATAACAGATTGGACTTTCTAGGGCCTCTGACTGACAAAGTTGCATTTAAGAATTCGGAATTCATCGGACTCTGGAATGCACCAAGAATATTGGTAATAAAAAAAGCAAATATAGATGTGAAGGCGAAAAATCTTGAGGCCTATATTTTTGATTCGAAGCTGGTCTTTGGTACTCTTATCGGCGGGAACATTTATTACCATGAAGAAGAAATCAATACTCTAAGGAAAAGCAATCGCGTACGTCCCTATGCAGGTGGAGAAGATATCGTTAGAGCTTTGCGGGCGGGAAAAGTCCAAGCCCTTATTGCGGGTCCTTACATTCTTGGACACTACTTTGATAAAAAAGAGCTCGCTGAAGATTATGTTCAAATCCAAGGGAACGGAAATCCATTGGAATGGGGATTTCATCTTTCAACGACACGACTGAATAGCGACGAGCGGGGTCGGTTGAGAAATGCTTTCTTGAAAATGAAGGAAGATGGAACAGCTGAGCGGATTCAAAGTAAATACAAGCAATTTGAATTTCAGGATCGGGAATAG